A genomic segment from Ruficoccus amylovorans encodes:
- a CDS encoding TM2 domain-containing protein, producing the protein MTNQAAPPPLLYSPRDHATTLALCVTLGSFGAHRLYAGRFVTGTLQLLSSLACLAAGIIYGWQAFTTKHYIVAVGFILAMMVAIAIWPLVDFWLLHKGTFRDGDGLPLAPR; encoded by the coding sequence ATGACAAATCAGGCAGCTCCCCCACCCCTTCTCTACAGTCCCAGGGACCACGCCACCACCCTCGCCCTGTGCGTGACACTGGGCAGCTTCGGCGCCCACCGCTTGTACGCAGGGCGCTTCGTTACCGGCACCCTCCAACTCCTGAGCAGCCTCGCCTGTCTGGCAGCGGGAATTATCTACGGCTGGCAGGCCTTTACCACAAAACATTACATCGTCGCGGTGGGCTTCATTCTTGCCATGATGGTCGCCATCGCCATCTGGCCGCTGGTGGACTTCTGGCTTCTGCACAAGGGCACCTTTCGGGACGGCGATGGTCTCCCGCTCGCTCCACGCTAA
- a CDS encoding LOG family protein: MTPASIEQELREQIAQLQKELRDPADYLARKGVRNTIVFFGSARIKPPAETQAVMDRLHCEFRGMVMKDREEWDELDRASHEHYMSRFYAGAESLAGELAHWSRATFASDEQHLVTTGGGPGIMEAANKGASQAGQPTIGINIEIPTEQRPNPYITPGLSLHFETFPMRKFWLMYFARALVIFPGGIGTLDEFFEIYTLMKTRKAKRYIPIVLFGREYWQELINFETMVRFGTLDRGSLDFFRYCDEVDEAYDFITRAILRDHERNGS, encoded by the coding sequence ATGACCCCTGCCTCCATCGAACAGGAACTGCGCGAACAGATCGCCCAACTGCAAAAGGAACTCCGCGACCCGGCGGACTATTTAGCCCGCAAAGGCGTCCGCAATACCATTGTCTTCTTCGGCTCGGCCCGCATTAAGCCTCCCGCCGAGACGCAGGCCGTCATGGATCGCCTCCACTGCGAGTTCCGAGGCATGGTCATGAAAGACCGCGAGGAATGGGATGAACTCGACCGCGCCAGCCACGAGCACTACATGTCGCGCTTTTACGCCGGGGCCGAGTCCCTGGCCGGTGAGCTTGCCCACTGGTCGCGGGCGACCTTTGCCTCGGACGAGCAGCACCTCGTCACCACCGGCGGCGGCCCCGGCATCATGGAGGCCGCCAACAAGGGAGCCAGCCAGGCCGGCCAGCCCACCATCGGGATCAACATTGAAATCCCCACCGAGCAGCGTCCCAACCCCTATATCACGCCCGGCCTTTCGCTCCACTTCGAGACCTTCCCCATGCGCAAGTTCTGGCTCATGTACTTTGCCCGCGCGCTGGTCATCTTCCCCGGCGGCATTGGCACGCTCGACGAATTTTTCGAGATCTACACGCTGATGAAGACCCGCAAGGCCAAGCGCTACATCCCCATCGTGCTATTCGGTCGCGAGTACTGGCAGGAGTTGATCAACTTCGAGACCATGGTGCGCTTCGGTACCCTCGACCGCGGCTCGCTCGACTTTTTCCGCTACTGCGACGAAGTGGACGAGGCTTACGACTTCATCACCCGGGCAATCCTCCGCGATCACGAACGCAACGGCTCCTGA
- a CDS encoding methyltransferase domain-containing protein, which produces MRFGERALEYAEHAFVQRDLIGWGSRWLPESLDGLDVLELGAGPGLLTGELLSRGADRLLATDLAPGMVEAGRANYPQARWEVMNAWKPQGEYDYICSSALLQWAADPAAAAIRLAEVLRPGGRMLHLFFIDPTLTEFRRLAPEWNPFHWRTEAAWAGAFAGVPGLEILRREAVTREIIFPNTRELLRFFQRTGAVSRKRAEPGKLRHFLREYDRHFAVNGGVVSTWTFFRIEVQKSASSIVAV; this is translated from the coding sequence ATGCGCTTCGGTGAGCGGGCCCTGGAGTACGCCGAGCACGCCTTTGTGCAGCGGGACCTGATCGGGTGGGGGAGCCGTTGGCTGCCCGAGTCGTTGGATGGTCTCGATGTGCTGGAACTCGGAGCGGGGCCGGGGCTGCTGACCGGCGAACTGCTGAGCCGTGGCGCGGATCGCCTGCTGGCGACGGATCTGGCTCCGGGCATGGTTGAGGCCGGACGGGCGAACTATCCGCAGGCTCGCTGGGAGGTGATGAACGCGTGGAAGCCGCAGGGCGAGTACGACTATATTTGCTCCTCGGCGCTGCTCCAGTGGGCAGCAGATCCGGCTGCTGCCGCGATCCGGCTGGCCGAAGTGCTCCGTCCGGGCGGGCGGATGCTGCATCTGTTTTTTATCGACCCGACGCTGACGGAGTTCCGTCGTCTAGCCCCGGAATGGAATCCCTTTCACTGGCGCACGGAAGCGGCCTGGGCTGGGGCCTTTGCCGGTGTCCCCGGACTCGAAATCCTGCGGCGCGAGGCGGTCACACGCGAAATTATCTTCCCCAATACCCGTGAGCTATTGCGGTTCTTCCAACGCACCGGCGCGGTGAGCCGCAAGCGCGCGGAACCGGGCAAGCTGCGGCATTTTTTGCGTGAGTACGACCGGCATTTCGCCGTAAACGGCGGGGTGGTCAGTACTTGGACCTTCTTCCGCATCGAGGTCCAAAAGTCCGCCTCCAGCATCGTCGCCGTTTAG
- a CDS encoding FecR family protein, with translation MIKKLICLTAFAATLFPVAMHAQALDKGNIKALMVKGEVTLTNNSTGETGPLKRGDIFRDGTTLTTGDASTAVIILSNGSSVRIGPNSEFEVTEFEQEAFDAKKGSYLTLTEDPSMSRTNLTLKNGTAAGETKHLSSQSEYTVSTPIGSAGIRGTKFVTKVSSEMVNGQMVYTVTVANSEGTVLYSNTLSTGEVAPGEEVVFSGTVNEDGTVTINNVNPPQAISPELTEALNDLENQVIDASPAPVSAEPVPVPEPDPILDVSPAE, from the coding sequence ATGATTAAGAAACTCATCTGCCTGACCGCTTTTGCGGCAACTCTCTTTCCTGTGGCGATGCACGCTCAAGCGCTCGACAAGGGCAACATCAAGGCTTTGATGGTCAAAGGTGAAGTCACCTTGACCAACAACAGCACCGGCGAGACCGGTCCCCTCAAGCGTGGCGACATCTTCCGTGACGGCACCACCCTCACGACCGGAGACGCGTCCACGGCCGTTATCATCCTCTCCAACGGCTCTTCCGTCCGTATCGGGCCGAACTCCGAGTTCGAAGTCACCGAGTTCGAGCAGGAAGCCTTCGACGCCAAGAAGGGCTCCTACCTCACCTTGACTGAGGACCCGAGCATGTCCCGCACGAACCTGACGCTCAAGAACGGCACGGCTGCCGGTGAAACCAAGCACCTCAGCTCGCAGTCCGAGTATACCGTCAGCACCCCGATCGGCTCCGCCGGTATCCGCGGCACCAAGTTCGTGACCAAGGTTAGCTCCGAAATGGTCAACGGCCAGATGGTGTACACCGTGACTGTCGCCAACAGCGAAGGTACCGTCCTGTACTCCAACACCCTCAGCACGGGTGAAGTCGCCCCGGGTGAAGAAGTGGTCTTCAGCGGCACCGTCAACGAAGACGGCACCGTCACGATCAACAACGTCAACCCGCCGCAGGCGATCAGCCCGGAACTGACGGAAGCCCTGAATGATCTGGAAAACCAGGTGATCGATGCCTCGCCGGCTCCGGTCTCGGCCGAACCGGTCCCGGTTCCCGAGCCCGACCCGATCCTGGACGTCTCGCCCGCCGAGTAA